Proteins encoded in a region of the Dasypus novemcinctus isolate mDasNov1 chromosome 24, mDasNov1.1.hap2, whole genome shotgun sequence genome:
- the GFRA4 gene encoding LOW QUALITY PROTEIN: GDNF family receptor alpha-4 (The sequence of the model RefSeq protein was modified relative to this genomic sequence to represent the inferred CDS: inserted 2 bases in 1 codon; deleted 1 base in 1 codon), whose protein sequence is MARSLRPALLLPLLLGSARPSGENRCVAAAEACTGDARCQRLRAEYVARCLGRGRXAGGCPRARCRRALRRFFARAPPALSLALLFCPCAEPACAERRRQTFAPACALAPPGASPPPCLAPLDGCARSRVCRPRLLAFQAACAPVPGAPDGCPQEQAPGCRRAYAGLVGTAIAPNFVDNASARVAPWCACGASGNRREECEAFRGLFTRNRCLDSAIQAFDSGGLPALLEQPGPYPGGERSVLQASFAIGPLEGSSLLATLPVLALWPQL, encoded by the exons ATGGCCCGCAGCCTGCGGCCCGcgctgctgctgccgctgctgctgg GGTCCGCGCGCCCGTCCGGAGAGAACCGCTGCGTGGCGGCGGCCGAGGCgtgcacgggggacgcgcggtgccaGCGGCTGCGCGCCGAGTACGTGGCGCGGTGCCTGGGCCGGGGCCG GGCCGGGGGCTGCCCCCGCGCCCGCTGCCGCCGCGCCCTGCGCCGCTTCTTCGCC CGCGCGCCGCCCGCGCTCAGCCTCGCGCTGCTCTTCTGCCCGTGCGCGGAGCCCGCGTGCGCCGAGCGCCGGCGCCAGACCTTCGCGCCAGCCTGCGCCCTCGCGCCGCCCGGGGCCTCGCCGCCGCCATGCCTGGCGCCCCTCGACGGCTGCGCGCGCAGCCGCGTCTGCAG gccccgcctccTGGCCTTCCAGGCCGCCTGCGCCCCGGTCCCCGGCGCCCCCGACGGCTGCCCGCAGGAGCAGGCCCCCGGCTGCCGGCGCGCCTACGCGGGCCTCGTGG GCACCGCCATCGCCCCCAACTTCGTGGACAACGCGAGCGCTCGCGTGGCGCCCTGGTGCGCCTGCGGGGCCAGCGGGAACCGGCGGGAGGAGTGCGAGGCCTTCCGGGGGCTCTTCACGAGGAACCGCTGCCTGG ACAGCGCCATACAGGCCTTCGACAGCGGGGGGCTCCCAGCCCTGCTGGAGCAGCCGGGCCCCTACCCGGGCGGCGAGCGCAGCGTCCTGCAG GCGTCCTTCGCGATCGGACCCCTGGAGGGGAGCTCTCTGCTGGCCACACTCCCCGTCCTGGCCCTCTGGCCCCAGCTCTGA